In Bradyrhizobium sp. CCBAU 051011, the following are encoded in one genomic region:
- a CDS encoding S41 family peptidase has protein sequence MRRNLAFLLGTVTGVCLTVLVVGPQGTNLVAAAKAAARSDTYNQLNLFGNVFERIKTSYVEKPDDSKLMEGAINGMISALDPHSRYMNEKGWSDMQETTHGEFGGLGIEVTMEEGLVKVVTPIDETPAAKAGMLSGDVITQIDDEQIQGMTLEQAVARMKGPANSKIRLKVVRKGSAAPIDVAIVREIIRVRPVRHKTDGGDIGYIRITRFNEQTTDGLKKAIASISKEIPPEKLAGYVVDLRNNPGGLLDQAVSVSSAFMNRGEVVSTRGRTSEETQRFTARGGDITKGKPLVVLINGGSASASEIVAGALRDHKRATLVGTRTFGKGSVQTIIPLGSGNGALALTTARYFTPSGRSIQAQGIAPDIEVLQDVPDELKGRTDLKGEASMRGHLAADGAEQAGSQAYVPPNEKDDKALNAAFNLLRGGSVNANAVTAAKRAVPN, from the coding sequence ATGCGCAGGAATCTTGCCTTTCTTCTCGGCACCGTGACGGGCGTGTGTCTGACCGTTCTCGTGGTCGGACCGCAGGGGACAAATCTGGTAGCGGCGGCAAAGGCCGCGGCCCGTTCCGACACCTATAACCAGCTCAATCTGTTCGGCAACGTGTTCGAGCGGATCAAGACCAGCTACGTCGAGAAGCCTGACGATTCCAAGCTGATGGAAGGCGCCATCAACGGCATGATCTCCGCGCTCGATCCTCATTCGCGATACATGAATGAGAAAGGCTGGAGCGACATGCAGGAGACCACGCATGGCGAGTTCGGCGGGCTCGGCATCGAGGTCACGATGGAAGAGGGCCTCGTCAAGGTGGTGACGCCGATCGACGAGACGCCCGCGGCGAAAGCCGGCATGCTGTCGGGCGACGTGATCACCCAGATCGACGACGAGCAGATTCAGGGCATGACGCTCGAACAGGCGGTCGCCCGGATGAAGGGCCCCGCCAACAGCAAGATCCGGCTCAAGGTCGTGCGCAAGGGTTCCGCCGCGCCGATCGATGTCGCCATCGTGCGCGAGATCATCCGGGTGCGGCCGGTCCGCCACAAGACCGACGGCGGCGATATCGGCTACATCAGGATCACCCGATTCAACGAGCAGACCACCGACGGCCTGAAGAAGGCGATCGCCAGCATCTCCAAGGAAATTCCGCCGGAAAAACTCGCTGGCTATGTCGTCGACCTCCGCAATAATCCCGGCGGGTTGCTCGACCAGGCCGTTTCGGTGTCGAGCGCCTTCATGAACCGGGGCGAGGTGGTCTCGACCCGCGGCCGCACCTCGGAGGAAACCCAGCGCTTTACCGCGCGCGGCGGCGACATCACCAAGGGCAAGCCGCTGGTCGTGCTGATCAATGGCGGCTCGGCTTCCGCCTCCGAGATCGTGGCCGGCGCGCTGCGCGACCACAAGCGCGCCACGCTGGTCGGCACGCGCACCTTCGGCAAGGGCTCGGTGCAGACCATCATCCCGCTCGGATCAGGCAATGGCGCGCTCGCACTGACCACGGCGCGCTACTTCACGCCGTCCGGCCGCTCGATCCAGGCCCAGGGCATCGCGCCCGACATCGAGGTCCTGCAGGACGTGCCGGATGAACTCAAGGGCCGCACCGATCTGAAAGGCGAAGCGTCGATGCGCGGCCATCTCGCCGCCGACGGCGCCGAGCAGGCCGGCTCGCAGGCCTACGTCCCGCCGAACGAAAAGGACGACAAGGCGCTGAACGCCGCCTTCAACCTTTTGCGCGGCGGCAGCGTGAACGCGAACGCGGTGACCGCCGCGAAGCGCGCGGTGCCGAACTAG
- a CDS encoding NADH:flavin oxidoreductase/NADH oxidase: MTETLLFSPITIRGVSLKNRIVVPPMHQYSAEKGFPTDWHLMNAGKFAAGGAGLVVVESTKVERRGCGTVGDLGIWDDKFVAPLGRLVQFIKQQNAVAGIQLGHSGRKARASRPWAGDRPLQRTPDIEDWDAWQPVAPSAIAHSEKWPVPRALETGEVKDLVQAWGQAARRAHAAGFDVLELHGAHGYLVHEFLSERSNQRTDEYGGSEAGRMRFLIEVTEAVRAHWPDHKPLFVRLSVEDNAGWGPEQSARLAQILKTKGVDVIDCSSGGISETAPILGKEIKYSYQVPLSEYVRRHAEIMTMAVGLIIHGDQAEQILRDGQADLIAVGREILNNPNWPMDAALKLGVEGPFRNVPPQFGYWLGTRAKRGFGTRPSTWQTGLWEADQAASNS, from the coding sequence ATGACGGAAACGCTGCTGTTTTCCCCGATAACGATCCGCGGCGTCAGCTTAAAGAACCGCATCGTGGTGCCGCCGATGCATCAATATTCGGCCGAGAAGGGCTTTCCGACCGACTGGCATCTGATGAATGCCGGCAAGTTTGCCGCCGGCGGGGCCGGTCTCGTCGTCGTGGAATCGACCAAGGTCGAGCGGCGCGGCTGCGGCACCGTCGGCGATCTCGGCATCTGGGACGACAAGTTCGTCGCGCCGCTCGGCCGCCTCGTCCAATTCATCAAGCAGCAGAACGCAGTCGCCGGCATTCAGCTCGGCCATTCCGGCCGCAAGGCGCGCGCGAGCCGGCCGTGGGCGGGCGACCGCCCGCTGCAGCGGACGCCCGATATCGAGGATTGGGACGCGTGGCAGCCGGTGGCGCCGAGCGCGATCGCCCACAGCGAGAAATGGCCGGTGCCGCGCGCGCTCGAAACCGGCGAGGTGAAGGACCTGGTGCAGGCCTGGGGGCAGGCGGCGCGCCGCGCGCATGCGGCGGGCTTCGACGTGCTGGAGCTGCACGGCGCCCACGGCTACCTCGTGCATGAGTTCCTGTCGGAGCGATCCAACCAGCGTACGGACGAATATGGCGGCTCGGAAGCGGGCCGCATGCGCTTCCTGATCGAGGTGACGGAGGCCGTGCGCGCGCACTGGCCGGACCACAAGCCGCTGTTCGTCCGCCTGTCGGTCGAGGACAATGCCGGCTGGGGGCCGGAACAGAGCGCGCGGCTGGCACAGATCCTGAAGACCAAGGGCGTCGACGTCATCGACTGCTCCTCCGGCGGCATCTCTGAGACGGCGCCGATCCTGGGCAAGGAAATCAAATACAGCTACCAGGTGCCGCTATCGGAATACGTCCGGCGCCATGCCGAGATCATGACCATGGCGGTTGGCCTCATTATCCATGGTGACCAGGCCGAGCAGATCCTGCGCGATGGCCAGGCCGATCTGATCGCGGTCGGGCGGGAAATCCTCAACAATCCCAACTGGCCGATGGACGCCGCGCTCAAACTCGGCGTCGAGGGCCCGTTCCGCAACGTTCCCCCGCAATTCGGCTATTGGCTGGGCACCCGCGCCAAGCGCGGTTTTGGAACCAGGCCCTCCACCTGGCAAACCGGCCTGTGGGAGGCCGATCAAGCGGCCTCGAATTCGTAG